The Selenomonadales bacterium genome has a segment encoding these proteins:
- a CDS encoding adenosylhomocysteinase — translation MQSIIKDINLAPEGHYKINWVKNFMPVVNALNDELSQTKPLAGKRIVVTMHLEAKTAYLGLVLKNAGAEVIMTGSNPLSTQDDVVAALVDQGVTVFAKYNCTAEEYDEYLNKALDMRPNMIVDDGGDLVALLHGERSEQAKEIWGGSEETTTGVIRLKALEEEARLQFPMIAVNDAYCKYLFDNRYGTGQSTWDGIMRTTNLTVAGKTVVVAGYGWCGRGVAMRAKGLGANVIVTEVNPIKAIEAVFDGFRVMPMEEAAQYGDFFVTLTGCKDVIRKEHMLKMKNGAIMANAGHFDVEINKNHLNEIAQSTAIVRKNIEEFVLANGNRIYLLAEGRLVNLAAGDGHPTEIMDLSFALQTIAVLEIAEKHDQMENKVYNITDEMNEKVAGIKLRSMGIAIDTLSDEQYQYLHQA, via the coding sequence ATGCAGTCCATTATCAAAGATATCAACCTTGCACCGGAAGGTCATTATAAAATCAATTGGGTAAAAAACTTTATGCCTGTTGTCAATGCGCTCAATGATGAGCTCAGTCAGACGAAACCGCTCGCGGGCAAACGTATCGTTGTTACGATGCATCTTGAAGCAAAAACGGCATATCTCGGTCTTGTACTCAAAAATGCAGGTGCAGAAGTTATCATGACAGGTAGTAATCCGCTCTCTACGCAGGATGATGTCGTTGCGGCACTCGTCGATCAAGGCGTTACCGTATTCGCGAAATATAATTGCACGGCAGAAGAGTATGATGAGTATCTCAACAAGGCACTTGACATGCGACCGAATATGATCGTTGATGATGGTGGCGATCTTGTTGCACTTTTGCATGGTGAGCGCAGTGAACAGGCGAAAGAGATCTGGGGCGGTTCGGAAGAAACAACGACAGGTGTCATTCGGTTAAAAGCACTCGAAGAGGAAGCGCGTCTTCAGTTCCCGATGATCGCTGTAAACGATGCGTACTGCAAATATCTGTTCGACAATCGCTATGGTACGGGTCAGTCTACTTGGGACGGCATCATGCGCACGACAAATTTGACGGTCGCAGGCAAAACGGTCGTTGTAGCAGGTTACGGTTGGTGCGGCCGCGGTGTTGCGATGCGTGCGAAAGGTCTTGGTGCGAATGTTATTGTGACAGAAGTCAACCCGATCAAAGCGATCGAAGCTGTGTTCGATGGATTCCGTGTCATGCCGATGGAAGAAGCGGCGCAGTACGGTGATTTTTTCGTTACACTTACAGGCTGCAAAGACGTTATCCGCAAAGAACATATGCTTAAAATGAAAAACGGTGCCATCATGGCAAACGCAGGTCATTTTGATGTAGAGATCAATAAAAATCATTTAAATGAGATTGCGCAGTCTACGGCGATCGTTCGCAAAAATATCGAAGAGTTCGTTCTGGCAAACGGCAATCGTATCTATCTGTTGGCAGAAGGTCGTCTTGTCAACCTTGCGGCAGGCGATGGTCATCCGACGGAGATCATGGACTTGTCGTTCGCACTCCAGACGATCGCGGTTCTTGAGATCGCAGAAAAACACGATCAGATGGAGAACAAGGTCTATAACATTACGGATGAAATGAATGAAAAAGTGGCAGGTATCAAGCTTCGCT
- the mtnA gene encoding S-methyl-5-thioribose-1-phosphate isomerase produces MRWNSDSLELLDQTKLPKTLEYIHCQDYRRVGLAIKRLEVRGAPAIGAAAAYGVVLGAQEVVKEVDFRTKVAVIAEELRQTRPTAVNLFWAIDRMMAALDVCDGEMTNDAVAARLEEEAKFIEELDREVNRSMSEYGATLFTEPVSILTHCNAGALATVAYGTALGVIRQAHAEGHVVRVFADETRPLLQGARLTAWELNEDGIPVTLITDNMAGWVMKQKKVQAVIVGADRITSNGDVANKIGTYSVAVLAKEHGIPFYVAAPMSTFDWTMESGEEIPIEERDADEVKHVYGVQTAPLDIDVFNPAFDVTPHEYVAAIITEKGIIHNPNKETMAQFKKEKM; encoded by the coding sequence ATGCGTTGGAATAGTGATAGCCTTGAGCTGTTAGACCAAACGAAGTTGCCGAAAACTCTTGAATATATTCATTGCCAAGACTATCGTCGTGTAGGTCTTGCGATCAAACGCTTGGAAGTACGTGGTGCCCCGGCTATCGGTGCGGCGGCGGCATACGGTGTCGTGCTTGGTGCGCAGGAAGTTGTTAAAGAAGTGGATTTTCGCACCAAAGTTGCTGTGATTGCAGAAGAATTGCGACAGACACGCCCGACAGCAGTTAATTTGTTCTGGGCGATCGACCGTATGATGGCGGCACTTGATGTGTGTGATGGAGAGATGACAAACGATGCTGTTGCGGCGAGATTGGAAGAAGAAGCGAAGTTCATAGAAGAACTCGACCGTGAAGTGAATCGCAGTATGTCGGAATATGGTGCGACACTTTTCACGGAACCTGTATCTATCTTGACGCATTGTAATGCCGGCGCGCTTGCTACGGTCGCATACGGTACAGCACTCGGTGTTATCCGTCAGGCTCATGCGGAAGGTCATGTTGTGCGTGTATTTGCTGATGAGACAAGACCGCTTTTGCAGGGTGCACGTCTTACTGCGTGGGAGCTTAATGAAGACGGTATTCCTGTGACACTCATTACTGACAACATGGCAGGGTGGGTGATGAAGCAGAAAAAGGTTCAGGCTGTTATCGTTGGGGCAGACCGTATTACGAGCAATGGTGATGTTGCGAATAAGATCGGCACATACAGTGTTGCCGTGTTGGCGAAAGAACACGGTATCCCGTTCTATGTAGCGGCACCGATGTCTACGTTCGACTGGACGATGGAATCGGGCGAAGAGATTCCTATCGAGGAACGCGATGCAGATGAAGTAAAACACGTTTACGGTGTACAGACGGCACCGCTCGATATTGATGTATTCAATCCTGCTTTTGACGTAACTCCGCATGAATATGTAGCGGCGATCATTACGGAAAAAGGCATTATCCATAACCCGAATAAAGAAACGATGGCACAATTCAAAAAGGAGAAGATGTAA
- a CDS encoding S-methyl-5'-thioadenosine phosphorylase (Catalyzes the reversible phosphorolysis of 5'-deoxy-5'- methylthioadenosine (MTA) to adenine and 5-methylthio-D-ribose-1- phosphate): SPAEIKMFEKLGGDLVGMTNIPEATLAREAEMCYSTVSMVTNFAAGISPTPLTHGEVVETMAQNAENIKRLIMKTIDMIDISHTDCLCRRAMREYGGFRLEEE; the protein is encoded by the coding sequence GTCACCTGCAGAGATCAAGATGTTTGAGAAACTCGGTGGTGATCTTGTCGGCATGACGAATATTCCCGAAGCTACGCTTGCGCGAGAAGCAGAAATGTGTTATTCGACTGTGTCGATGGTAACAAACTTTGCGGCAGGCATTTCGCCGACACCGTTGACGCACGGTGAAGTCGTTGAAACGATGGCGCAGAATGCAGAGAATATCAAACGACTCATTATGAAAACGATCGACATGATCGACATTTCCCATACGGACTGCTTGTGTCGCAGAGCGATGCGCGAGTATGGCGGATTTCGTTTGGAGGAGGAATAA